AAAACGGCCTTGGAGGATGTTGAACTGCTAAAGAAAAGCGGCGGCGTACTTTGCGGTTCACAACTAGCAAAGTACGCCTGGATTGATACACACAAAGCGGATTACAGTGTCTGTCGTCTGTGCCGATTGATCGGGATCAAGCGAAGCAGCTACACCAGCCATTTAATTCAAGTTGAGAAATATTTTGCGCGTACATGTCACTAAAAAATTAGCCGAAAAACTCCCTCAAATTGATTTGAGTGATGGTGTTGATCAATCTAGCCCTTGGGGTGATTGATCAACACCAGCAATGCTCAGCGCATGAAAAAAACAAATTAGCGCTGAGTTCAAAGTATCCGGTTTTTTGTGTGCTGGTTTTTTGAGCGGATTCTACTTATGGAACAAGTAAGGCAGCTTTGCCTAGCCAATAAAATTTGAAGTAGTTTTAGGGGTGAATATTTAAAAGGAGTAAGGCGTAAAGAAAATGGGGTGGCCGACGGGGATCGAACCCGCGACAACAGGAATCACAATCCTGGGCTCTACCAACTGAGCTACGGTCACCATAATATGCGGCGTTTAAATGGTACGCCCAGCAGGACTCGAACCTGCAACCCTCGCCTTAGAAGGGCGATGCTCTATCCAGTTGAGCTATGGGCGCTCATTCGAACCTTTGGACTAGCTAAGGATAAGATCAATAGCTTGAATTTGGTCGGAGTGGAGGGATTCGAACCCCCGACCACCTGTACCCAAAACAGGTGCGCTAGCCAGGCTGCGCTACACTCCGATGTCACTCTAACGTTTAGACCCAAGTCGCCCGTTTCAAGATGCGCGTATTGTATAGTTCTACTTAGAGGCTGTCAATACGCTTCATCACTATTTTTATAATAAATTTTTTTTAGTAAATCGGGTATCATAAACTCTGTTGATTTTTATGGTATTAAATGGATGAAGGTATGTCAGCAAAAATTTTAGATGGTAAAGTGATTGCGGCCGAATTGCGTACTCAGATTAAGCATGAGGTGGCTGAGTTAGCTGGTATGGGCAAAACACAACCAGGCCTGGCGGTTGTTTTAGTGGGTGAGAATCCTGCTTCTCAAGTGTATGTGCGCAATAAAAAGAATGCCTGCAAAGAGGTAGGGTTCAAGGATTTAGCCTATGACTTGCCAAGTAGCACAACGCAAGAAGCATTGTTGGCACTTATTGATGAATTAAATCAACGTGCTGATGTGCATGGTATTTTGGTGCAATTGCCGTTACCGTCGCATATTAATGCAGAAACGGTTATTGAACGCATTAATCCCTTAAAGGATGTAGATGGTTTTCATCCTTATAATGTAGGACGTTTAGCAACACGGATGACTAATTTAGCCCCTTGTACACCTCATGGCGTGATGACGATGTTAGCTAAAACCGGAATTGAATTACGTGGGCTAAACGCAGTCGTCGTGGGGGCATCAAATATCGTTGGTATCCCTATGGCTCTAGAGTTATTGAATGTCCGTGCTACGGTTACGGTTTGTCATAGCGCAACCAAGGATTTAGCCCAAAAGATTGCTCAAGCCGATTTAGTTGTAGTCGGTGTAGGTATGCCTAACATGGTTAAGGGGGCGTGGATTAAGCCTGGCGCGATTGTAATAGATGTTGGTATTAATCGCTTAGACGATGGGCGTTTGTGTGGTGACGTTGAATTTGAGGCGGCCAAAGAACGTGCGAGCTGGATCACCCCCGTACCCGGGGGAGTGGGTCCGATGACGATTGCGACCTTGTTACAAAATACATTACAAGTAGCAAAATCCATTTAGTAAGCACAAATTAAGTGTAAACAGCCATTGAGCCTTGTAAAAAGGCTCAGTTTATATAAGTTCATTCTTCTTTAGTTTTTTTGGCGCTATTTCTGTTGAAATGGGGTATCGGAATAAAGCGAATCACTAGATACAGAACCAGCCCTACAAGGGTGCCCATAAATATGTTACCAAACCATAGTGGTAACCAAATTTGAGGGAATACCTCGGTCATCCAGCCCAGCACACCTAATCCTTCGGTTACTTCAATATTTCGCACGGTGGGCATGTCCAAAATTTTCGCGCCCACAATATACCCAAACGTCCAAATTGGCCACATAGTAACTGGATTGGTAATCCACGCTAGAGCAACGGAGAAGGGGATATTGGCTTTAGCAAAGTAAGCAATAATAGCTGCAAGAGGCATTTGCAAAGGGACAGGGATAAAGGCGCAAAATGCCCCTACAAACCCCGCTTTGGCAAACGTAATGCGATCACCACGCCAGAGATCTTTGTTTTTAAGCCCAGGGAATTTTTTGTTTAACCACTGGCTGTATTTGATTGCACGTATCCCACGCAATATACTTAGTTTTACCGACCTCATGAATCATCCTCAGCTTGTTCTAGACTTACCTCTTCTACATTGGGTAAGGCCTCTATTTGATCGAGTAGGGCGCTCAAATCTGTTTGCGACGAAACCTCCAAGGCGAGTTCCATTTCCACTGTGCGGTCTTGGCGTTGTGTAACCGTATTTGAGCGCACTAAGTTTACATCTAAATCAGTGAGTTTGCTCATAATATCGCGCAATAAACCTTTTCGATCAAACGCAAGGATATGCATGGTCATTAAATAGATTTCGGCAAGCGGTTCATTTGAGTTACCCCAGTTGACTTCAATCAGGCGTTGTCGATCAGGATTACTGAGGTTAAGAATATTAGCACAGTCAGATGTGTGAACCGTTACACCACGTCCCCGGGTTACAAAACCAATAATTTGATCGCCAGGTTTTGGGCTGCAGCAAGGCGCAAGTAGTGTTTTGAGTAAGGGGGCACCCACCACATAGACCTGGTCATCTGCTAATTTAACAGGGCGCTCGGGTGAGGCGGTTCTAATAATTGGTTTAACTGATGGGGGCTGAAGTCTTTTTTGCAGGGCGCTGAGAAGTTGGCGCTCATTTAGTTGACCTTTACCTAACGCTTCAAAAAAATCTTTTTCGTGCTCAAAATAGAAATATTTAGCTATATCTTTGGCTTTAATATCATGAATATGCAGGCGTTTTATTTCACGTTGGTAAAGCTGCTCGCCGGATTCAATATTAAGATGACGATCACGCTTATTAAACCAATGTTTAATCCGGGTTCTTGCACGGCTCGTTTTTAGGTAACACAGGTTAGGATTAAGCCAATTACGATTGGGTTCTCCGTTTTTAACGGCTAAAATTTCAATCCGATCGCCGGTATCTAGCGCTCTGGTCAAGGTAATAATCCTACCATTTAATTTAGCACCGCGACAGCTATGCCCCAGGTCAGAGTGAATGGCATAGGCGAAGTCTAATGCTGTTGCACCTTGAGGTAAGCTGATAATCTGGTTTTTGGGCGTTAAAACATAAATGTTTTTGCTTTGAAGTTCGGTACTAATTTCATTGAAAACTTCATAATCCGTTCTGTTTTCAAGTAATTGGCGCATATTGCTAATGCTGGTTTCAAGATTTTCATCGTAGCCTTTTCCACCTTCTTTATATTTCCAATGCGCAGCAATGCCATGTTCGGCATGCTGGTGCATTTCGTAGGTACGGATTTGGATTTCAACCGTTTTACCTTGAGGACCTATAACAACTGTGTGAATTGATTGATAGCCGTTTTCTTTTGGTGTAGTGACATAATCGTCATACTCCGAACGAATAAAGTTCCACTGGCTATGAACTAAACTCAGAACTCGATAACATTCGCTAACGTGTCTTACATAAATTCGCACCGCACGCAGATCATAAAGCTCATCCACAGTGAGCTTTTTCTTCGACATTTTTTTCCAAATACTATAAATATGTTTGGGTCTTCCGCTGATTTCGGCCACAATGCCTTCGTCGAGCAGGATGGATTGAAGCTGAGCGGTAAATAAACGAATATAGTTTTCTCGCTCAGTACGTTTGTCGGCCAATTGATTAGCAATGGTTCTATAGGTATCAGGGTGTAAAAAACGAAAAGAAAGGTCTTCCAGTTCCCATTTAAGTTGTGCCATCCCCAGGCGATTTGCTAAGGGTGCAAAAATAAGTTGCGTTTCTTCTGCAATTTGACGGCGTGTGGTTTCATCTTCAAACTTTAAATGACGTAATCGCGCTACACGATAACCGAGTTTAACGACCATAATTCGAATATCGGATGTCATAGCCAGCAGCATTTGACGTAAACGTTCAGTTTGTACTTGATCGGAGTGAGTGGTGGGGTCAAACTCTTTAAAATTATTGAGCCGTCTGATGCCTTCAACTAACTTTGCTATGTTATTGCCAAACTCAGATTCAAGTTTTTCAATAGGATAGTAAGGTTCAAGGTTAAGATCACTGATTAATGTTGCGGTTAGGGTGTTGTCATCAAGATTTAAAGGCAGTAATTCATTGATCGCTTCAAGGCTAGAGATCACTCGTCGATTAGGCAAGGCATCCGCTTCTAGCGCTAGGCTACATGCTCGTAATAAGTAAGCTGGAAGCTGATCCGGATCGCGGTTTGGAAAAATTTTTTGTGCAAGCACAAGTGCTGTGGTCATGAAATACATTCAACTCAATAAAATATACGCTTATGCTAACAGATTTTTAGAAACTTCTCTAACAACCCAGTCGGGTTGTTGATGAATCTATTGTGGTAATTTTTGATGAAGTTGAATTAAAAAATCAGCTTGAACGAAATCAATAGTTTGACTTATTTGCTGTTTTTTGTCGTTTTGTAATTTCCAACCAAAAGGCGTCATATTAATCAGATTTAAAACATCATTAGCG
The nucleotide sequence above comes from Thiomicrospira sp. R3. Encoded proteins:
- a CDS encoding bifunctional (p)ppGpp synthetase/guanosine-3',5'-bis(diphosphate) 3'-pyrophosphohydrolase — its product is MTTALVLAQKIFPNRDPDQLPAYLLRACSLALEADALPNRRVISSLEAINELLPLNLDDNTLTATLISDLNLEPYYPIEKLESEFGNNIAKLVEGIRRLNNFKEFDPTTHSDQVQTERLRQMLLAMTSDIRIMVVKLGYRVARLRHLKFEDETTRRQIAEETQLIFAPLANRLGMAQLKWELEDLSFRFLHPDTYRTIANQLADKRTERENYIRLFTAQLQSILLDEGIVAEISGRPKHIYSIWKKMSKKKLTVDELYDLRAVRIYVRHVSECYRVLSLVHSQWNFIRSEYDDYVTTPKENGYQSIHTVVIGPQGKTVEIQIRTYEMHQHAEHGIAAHWKYKEGGKGYDENLETSISNMRQLLENRTDYEVFNEISTELQSKNIYVLTPKNQIISLPQGATALDFAYAIHSDLGHSCRGAKLNGRIITLTRALDTGDRIEILAVKNGEPNRNWLNPNLCYLKTSRARTRIKHWFNKRDRHLNIESGEQLYQREIKRLHIHDIKAKDIAKYFYFEHEKDFFEALGKGQLNERQLLSALQKRLQPPSVKPIIRTASPERPVKLADDQVYVVGAPLLKTLLAPCCSPKPGDQIIGFVTRGRGVTVHTSDCANILNLSNPDRQRLIEVNWGNSNEPLAEIYLMTMHILAFDRKGLLRDIMSKLTDLDVNLVRSNTVTQRQDRTVEMELALEVSSQTDLSALLDQIEALPNVEEVSLEQAEDDS
- the folD gene encoding bifunctional methylenetetrahydrofolate dehydrogenase/methenyltetrahydrofolate cyclohydrolase FolD, with amino-acid sequence MSAKILDGKVIAAELRTQIKHEVAELAGMGKTQPGLAVVLVGENPASQVYVRNKKNACKEVGFKDLAYDLPSSTTQEALLALIDELNQRADVHGILVQLPLPSHINAETVIERINPLKDVDGFHPYNVGRLATRMTNLAPCTPHGVMTMLAKTGIELRGLNAVVVGASNIVGIPMALELLNVRATVTVCHSATKDLAQKIAQADLVVVGVGMPNMVKGAWIKPGAIVIDVGINRLDDGRLCGDVEFEAAKERASWITPVPGGVGPMTIATLLQNTLQVAKSI
- a CDS encoding DUF2062 domain-containing protein, with the translated sequence MRSVKLSILRGIRAIKYSQWLNKKFPGLKNKDLWRGDRITFAKAGFVGAFCAFIPVPLQMPLAAIIAYFAKANIPFSVALAWITNPVTMWPIWTFGYIVGAKILDMPTVRNIEVTEGLGVLGWMTEVFPQIWLPLWFGNIFMGTLVGLVLYLVIRFIPIPHFNRNSAKKTKEE